One genomic window of Comamonas serinivorans includes the following:
- a CDS encoding TetR/AcrR family transcriptional regulator, translating into MSTSASTTRTRPPRTPSAAAGEGSSPSPRVRTRTASTPSTRKTRQAAAIEAETGTGTGTGTAKAPEAAKTRAAQAAKAEVAKATRAIQATASTAPGRAAKQLARSPRAAAGDAVPAARPAPRQRRTQEQRREESELRMLEAALALVAEKGTVRVTLAEIGERAGYSRGLPAHRFGSKARLLATLAAFIHERFGQQWMPQPAEPGLPTIEAVIRAYFTRDASSLTTTRALIVMMAEGGLGDSELQPILADYNRKLHRYYVHHIERAQQAGQARADVDAHSLAVVLLSAFRGAMLQRLNDPDIQLDRVRDEVLALVRARLLIDPS; encoded by the coding sequence ATGAGCACCTCCGCATCGACGACCCGGACCCGACCCCCTCGCACCCCCTCTGCTGCCGCTGGCGAGGGGAGCAGCCCGTCGCCGCGCGTCCGGACCAGGACCGCCTCGACCCCATCCACCCGCAAGACCCGCCAGGCCGCCGCGATCGAGGCCGAGACGGGGACCGGAACCGGAACCGGAACCGCCAAAGCCCCTGAGGCTGCCAAGACCCGGGCCGCCCAAGCCGCCAAAGCCGAGGTCGCCAAGGCCACCCGAGCGATCCAAGCCACGGCCAGCACGGCCCCAGGCCGCGCGGCCAAGCAGCTGGCGCGCTCGCCGCGTGCCGCAGCGGGCGACGCCGTGCCGGCGGCCCGCCCGGCGCCGCGCCAGCGGCGCACGCAGGAGCAACGGCGCGAGGAGTCCGAGCTGCGCATGCTGGAAGCCGCGCTGGCGCTGGTGGCCGAAAAAGGCACGGTGCGCGTCACGCTGGCCGAGATCGGCGAGCGTGCCGGTTACAGCCGCGGCCTGCCCGCGCACCGCTTTGGCAGCAAGGCCAGGCTGCTCGCCACGCTGGCCGCCTTCATCCACGAGCGGTTTGGCCAGCAGTGGATGCCCCAGCCCGCCGAGCCCGGGCTGCCCACCATCGAGGCGGTGATCCGCGCCTACTTCACGCGCGATGCGTCCAGCCTGACGACGACGCGCGCCCTCATCGTCATGATGGCCGAGGGGGGGCTGGGCGACTCCGAGCTGCAACCCATCCTGGCCGACTACAACCGCAAGCTGCACCGCTACTACGTGCACCACATCGAGCGCGCGCAGCAGGCGGGGCAGGCCCGGGCTGACGTGGACGCCCACTCGCTGGCCGTGGTGCTGCTGTCCGCGTTTCGCGGCGCCATGCTGCAGCGCCTGAACGACCCCGACATCCAGCTCGACCGTGTGCGCGACGAGGTGCTGGCGCTGGTGCGCGCCCGCTTGCTCATCGATCCATCGTGA
- a CDS encoding enoyl-CoA hydratase/isomerase family protein has protein sequence MSTTDTGIRVTSQGHIGIIELARGPHNYFDDVMVAAIAEACERFEADASCRVILLCAEGKSFCAGANFGGPTNVTAERSPRQVNPIYNEALRIFACTKPIVAAVQGPAIGGGLGVALVADFRIACPEARFSANFNRLGIHPGFGLSHTLPALVGKQQAALLFYTGKRINGEEALAMGLADELVPQDQVRERALALAQEIATSSPGAVQSTRATLQGDRVEKIRSAVARESAEQAWQFKADDFKEGVQAMAERREPRFA, from the coding sequence ATGAGCACCACAGACACCGGCATCCGCGTCACCAGCCAAGGCCACATCGGCATCATCGAGCTGGCACGCGGCCCCCACAACTACTTCGACGACGTGATGGTGGCGGCCATCGCCGAAGCTTGCGAGCGCTTCGAAGCCGACGCCAGCTGCCGCGTCATCCTGCTGTGCGCCGAAGGCAAGTCCTTCTGCGCCGGCGCCAACTTTGGCGGCCCCACGAACGTGACGGCCGAGCGCAGCCCCCGCCAGGTCAACCCCATCTACAACGAGGCGCTGCGCATCTTCGCCTGCACCAAACCCATCGTGGCCGCCGTGCAGGGCCCGGCCATCGGCGGTGGCCTGGGCGTGGCCCTGGTGGCGGATTTCCGCATCGCCTGCCCCGAGGCACGGTTTTCCGCCAACTTCAACCGCCTGGGCATCCACCCCGGCTTTGGCCTGAGCCACACGCTGCCCGCCCTGGTGGGCAAGCAACAGGCCGCCCTGCTGTTCTACACGGGCAAGCGCATCAACGGCGAAGAGGCGCTGGCCATGGGCCTGGCCGACGAGCTGGTGCCGCAGGACCAGGTGCGCGAGCGCGCGCTGGCGCTGGCCCAGGAGATCGCGACCTCGTCGCCGGGCGCCGTGCAGTCCACCCGCGCCACGCTGCAGGGTGACCGCGTCGAGAAGATCCGCAGCGCCGTGGCCCGCGAAAGCGCCGAGCAGGCCTGGCAGTTCAAGGCCGACGACTTCAAGGAAGGCGTCCAGGCCATGGCCGAGCGGCGCGAACCCCGCTTCGCCTGA
- a CDS encoding CaiB/BaiF CoA transferase family protein: protein MNTSTASPSSSTPGPLAGIRVLDLTAVVLGPVATQTLADYGADVIKVESPEGDLMRANGVSRHKGMSSIFLNLNRNKRSVVIDLKAPKGRAALLRLAATCDVLVHNMRVKAIERLGLGYEAVKAVRPDIVYCVATGFGEAGVDAGKPAFDDVIQGACGLADLIGRESGKPEYPPTLLADKISGLATANAVLAALVHKARTGQGQHVEVPMFETMVAFTMAEHMGGKTFVPATASAGYARLVQGGRKPAPTRDGHVAMLPYTTEHWQRFFRHFDRPDLAAKYDIQDRHERNRRVGELYADLRALTAQHTTAELVDACRQLDIPITEIYAIDTLDQHPHAQSVGLFQAMDHPSEGPMVAIRPTALFAATPTCIRTPAPKLGQDTEAVLHEAGFEAAEVSALMQAGVVRGALPSEPVA from the coding sequence ATGAACACCTCGACCGCTTCTCCTTCGTCATCCACCCCAGGTCCACTCGCCGGCATCCGTGTGCTCGACCTCACCGCCGTGGTACTGGGGCCTGTGGCCACGCAGACGCTGGCGGACTACGGCGCCGATGTCATCAAGGTCGAGAGTCCCGAGGGCGACCTCATGCGGGCCAACGGCGTCTCGCGCCACAAGGGCATGAGCTCCATCTTCCTCAACCTCAACCGCAACAAGCGCTCGGTCGTCATCGACCTGAAGGCGCCCAAGGGGCGGGCGGCGCTGTTGCGCCTGGCCGCGACCTGCGACGTGCTGGTGCACAACATGCGCGTCAAGGCCATCGAGCGGCTGGGCCTGGGCTACGAGGCGGTCAAGGCCGTCCGGCCCGACATCGTCTACTGCGTGGCCACCGGCTTTGGCGAAGCCGGTGTGGATGCGGGCAAGCCGGCGTTCGACGACGTGATCCAGGGCGCCTGCGGCCTGGCCGACCTGATCGGCCGCGAGTCCGGCAAGCCCGAGTACCCGCCTACGCTGCTGGCCGACAAGATCTCGGGCCTGGCCACGGCCAACGCCGTGCTGGCGGCCCTGGTGCACAAGGCGCGCACGGGCCAGGGCCAGCATGTCGAGGTGCCGATGTTCGAAACCATGGTCGCCTTCACCATGGCCGAGCACATGGGCGGCAAGACCTTTGTGCCGGCCACCGCGAGCGCCGGCTATGCGCGGCTGGTGCAGGGCGGACGCAAGCCCGCGCCCACGCGCGATGGCCACGTGGCCATGCTGCCCTACACCACCGAGCACTGGCAGCGCTTTTTCCGGCATTTCGACCGGCCCGACCTGGCCGCCAAGTACGACATCCAGGACCGCCACGAGCGCAACCGCCGCGTGGGCGAGCTGTACGCCGACCTGCGGGCGCTCACGGCACAGCACACCACGGCCGAGCTGGTGGACGCCTGCCGCCAGCTCGACATCCCGATCACCGAGATCTACGCCATCGACACCCTGGATCAGCACCCCCACGCCCAGAGCGTGGGCCTGTTCCAGGCCATGGACCACCCGTCCGAAGGCCCCATGGTCGCCATCCGGCCCACGGCCTTGTTCGCGGCCACGCCCACGTGCATCCGCACCCCGGCGCCCAAGCTGGGGCAAGACACCGAGGCCGTGCTGCACGAGGCGGGCTTCGAGGCGGCCGAGGTCTCGGCGCTGATGCAGGCCGGCGTCGTCCGCGGCGCGCTGCCGTCCGAGCCCGTGGCCTGA
- a CDS encoding MFS transporter, giving the protein MSPSESDLRAPTPAAPHLTPRVLLLMAVACGLCAGANYLNQPLLHSIAQSFGISDGTASVLVTCAQVSYALGLLFLVPLGDMLERRRLVVTLMGVAALGLLLSAASPRLPGQFTWLVLGTLLTGLFSVAAQVLVPMASLLASPAHAGRAVGFVMGGLLTGILLARTVAGVLSGIGGWSLSYWVTGAVMLAVAAVLAGVLPRSRSTAGLSYAQVLGSMWQLLTTQPRLRSRTLLGGFSFGSVSVLFSTMALLLGGPAHGLSDATIGLIGLAGVTGALMANLAGRLIDRGHATATTAAGVALLLLSWLPLWWGQQSVWIFIAGMLLIDLALQAVHICNQGVIYALAPQARSRINAVYMTGYFVGASTGSAVGAMAWLHGGWTGACLAGLGFGLCNLAALLHDRTLARSAP; this is encoded by the coding sequence ATGTCGCCTTCCGAATCCGATTTGCGGGCCCCCACGCCCGCCGCACCCCACCTCACGCCACGCGTGCTGCTGCTGATGGCGGTGGCCTGCGGCCTGTGCGCCGGCGCCAACTACCTCAACCAGCCGCTGCTGCACTCCATCGCGCAGTCGTTCGGCATCTCCGACGGCACGGCCAGCGTGCTGGTGACCTGCGCCCAGGTTTCGTATGCCCTGGGCCTGCTGTTCCTGGTGCCGCTGGGCGACATGCTGGAGCGCCGCCGCCTCGTCGTGACCTTGATGGGCGTGGCCGCGCTGGGCCTGCTGCTCAGCGCCGCCTCGCCGCGGCTGCCGGGCCAGTTCACCTGGCTGGTGCTGGGCACGCTGCTGACCGGCCTGTTCTCGGTCGCGGCGCAGGTGCTGGTGCCCATGGCGTCGCTGCTGGCGTCGCCGGCCCATGCGGGCCGTGCCGTGGGGTTCGTGATGGGGGGCCTGCTCACGGGCATCCTGCTGGCGCGCACCGTGGCCGGCGTGCTGTCGGGCATCGGCGGCTGGAGCCTGTCGTACTGGGTGACGGGCGCCGTGATGCTGGCCGTTGCCGCGGTGCTGGCCGGGGTGCTGCCGCGCTCGCGCAGCACGGCCGGCCTGTCGTACGCCCAGGTGCTGGGCAGCATGTGGCAGCTGCTCACCACCCAGCCGCGCCTGCGCAGCCGCACGCTGCTGGGCGGGTTCTCGTTCGGCTCGGTCAGCGTGCTGTTTTCGACCATGGCGCTGCTGCTGGGCGGGCCTGCGCACGGCCTGTCCGACGCCACCATCGGCCTCATCGGCCTGGCCGGCGTGACGGGCGCCCTGATGGCCAACCTGGCCGGACGCCTGATCGACCGCGGCCATGCCACCGCGACCACGGCCGCCGGCGTGGCCTTGCTGCTGCTCAGCTGGCTGCCGCTGTGGTGGGGCCAGCAGTCGGTCTGGATCTTCATCGCCGGCATGCTGCTGATCGACCTGGCGCTGCAGGCCGTGCACATCTGCAACCAGGGCGTGATCTATGCGCTGGCGCCCCAGGCGCGATCGCGCATCAACGCGGTCTACATGACGGGGTACTTCGTCGGCGCGTCCACGGGCTCGGCCGTGGGGGCCATGGCCTGGCTGCATGGCGGCTGGACCGGCGCCTGCCTGGCCGGCCTGGGCTTCGGGCTGTGCAACCTCGCTGCCCTGCTGCACGACCGCACGCTGGCGCGGTCTGCCCCCTGA
- a CDS encoding acyl-CoA dehydrogenase produces the protein MNEYLIEDSVTRLFTQEVHRGLIERAEAGEFPATLWRLVDDNGFTRLLAREDDGGIAADWETAFPLLTALGRHQVPLPVADTCIASLCLSAAAQAVPDGPLTVVSEQAVQALSVQPAGEQLLLTGTLKRVPWARWCSHAVLGLGDGRLALLDLTGAGVAQTPGLDLSRMPADDLVLTQARATPFASPWPELIWPIWTLGAAARASMMVGALEFALDQAVQYAKDRVQFGRPIGSYQAIQQQLAELSGEFASARVAALVACRDLPSLQQPSAPSATFSTAVAKVRAGEAANRGTAIAHQVHGAIGFTYEHALNFATRRLWAWRSDFGAASWWAERLGQAFIQGRAEGFWPALTQRVAPQPLLVP, from the coding sequence ATGAACGAATACCTGATCGAAGACAGCGTCACCCGCCTGTTCACCCAGGAGGTCCACCGCGGCCTCATCGAACGCGCAGAAGCCGGCGAATTTCCGGCCACGCTGTGGCGGCTGGTCGACGACAACGGCTTCACGCGCCTGCTGGCGCGCGAGGACGACGGCGGCATCGCCGCCGACTGGGAAACCGCCTTTCCGCTGCTGACCGCGCTGGGCCGGCACCAGGTGCCCCTGCCCGTGGCCGACACCTGCATCGCCAGCCTGTGCCTGTCGGCCGCGGCGCAGGCCGTGCCCGATGGCCCGCTCACCGTGGTCAGCGAGCAGGCCGTGCAGGCGCTGAGCGTGCAGCCCGCGGGCGAGCAGCTGCTGCTGACCGGCACCCTCAAGCGCGTGCCGTGGGCGCGCTGGTGCTCACACGCGGTGCTGGGCCTGGGCGACGGTCGGCTCGCCCTGCTCGACCTGACCGGCGCCGGCGTGGCGCAGACCCCGGGCCTGGACCTGAGCCGCATGCCGGCCGATGACCTGGTGCTGACGCAGGCCCGCGCGACGCCGTTTGCCAGCCCCTGGCCCGAGCTCATCTGGCCGATCTGGACCCTGGGCGCTGCCGCACGCGCCAGCATGATGGTCGGCGCGCTCGAGTTCGCGCTGGATCAGGCGGTGCAGTACGCCAAGGACCGCGTCCAGTTCGGGCGGCCCATCGGCAGCTACCAGGCCATCCAGCAGCAGCTGGCCGAACTCTCGGGCGAGTTCGCGAGCGCCCGCGTCGCCGCCCTGGTGGCCTGCCGCGACCTGCCCTCGCTGCAGCAGCCCTCGGCCCCCTCGGCCACCTTCAGCACCGCCGTGGCCAAGGTGCGCGCCGGCGAGGCGGCCAACCGCGGCACCGCCATTGCCCACCAGGTGCACGGCGCCATTGGCTTCACCTACGAGCACGCGCTCAACTTCGCCACGCGTCGCCTATGGGCTTGGCGCAGCGACTTCGGTGCGGCAAGCTGGTGGGCCGAGCGCCTGGGCCAGGCCTTCATCCAGGGCCGCGCCGAGGGCTTCTGGCCCGCCCTGACCCAGCGCGTCGCACCCCAGCCCCTGCTGGTCCCCTGA
- a CDS encoding Bug family tripartite tricarboxylate transporter substrate binding protein, which yields MHTTLTRRQVLALGAGAALLTQGTAQAESAFPSRPIKFILPFSAGGGTDESSRALADELQKALKVPVVCENKPGASGAIAVQTVKAAPADGYTLLIATNSLVAVNPVALKNLGYDPFKDLTPLHGITVSPPVVSAPLNTPYSSVKDALLKAKASGNPLKIGNYSAGYELLAAWLGHLEGTPVIHVPYKGPSNMLVDLVGGQLDFAISDPASAQELIKGGKIKGMATGADQRDPSMADVPTMKEQGYKDFESYVWASVYAKAGTPPAVLKTLAEALNVANRSPTMEARRAGRPGQRMDMALGEMGKFQRQEYERFKKVAQATNYQPK from the coding sequence ATGCACACCACGCTCACCCGCCGCCAGGTTCTGGCCCTGGGCGCCGGGGCCGCTCTGCTGACCCAGGGCACGGCCCAGGCGGAGTCGGCCTTTCCCAGCCGACCCATCAAGTTCATCCTGCCGTTCTCGGCCGGGGGCGGCACCGACGAAAGCTCGCGCGCCTTGGCCGACGAGCTGCAGAAGGCGCTCAAGGTGCCCGTGGTGTGCGAGAACAAGCCCGGCGCCAGCGGCGCCATCGCGGTGCAGACCGTCAAGGCCGCGCCCGCCGATGGCTACACGCTGCTCATCGCCACCAACTCGCTCGTCGCGGTCAACCCCGTGGCCTTGAAAAACCTGGGCTACGACCCCTTCAAGGACCTGACGCCGCTGCACGGCATCACCGTGTCGCCGCCCGTGGTCAGCGCGCCGCTGAACACGCCCTACAGCTCGGTCAAGGATGCCCTGCTCAAGGCCAAGGCCAGCGGCAACCCGCTCAAGATCGGCAACTACTCCGCCGGCTACGAGCTGCTGGCGGCCTGGCTGGGGCACCTCGAGGGCACGCCCGTCATCCACGTGCCCTACAAAGGCCCGTCCAACATGCTGGTCGACCTCGTGGGTGGCCAGCTCGATTTCGCCATCAGCGATCCGGCCAGCGCGCAGGAGCTGATCAAGGGCGGCAAGATCAAGGGCATGGCCACGGGCGCCGACCAGCGCGACCCCAGCATGGCCGACGTGCCCACCATGAAGGAGCAGGGGTACAAGGACTTCGAGTCCTACGTCTGGGCCTCGGTCTACGCCAAGGCCGGCACGCCGCCGGCCGTGCTCAAGACCCTGGCCGAGGCATTGAACGTGGCCAACCGCTCACCCACCATGGAAGCCCGCCGCGCCGGCCGGCCCGGCCAGCGCATGGACATGGCGCTGGGGGAGATGGGCAAGTTCCAGCGCCAGGAGTACGAACGCTTCAAGAAAGTGGCCCAGGCCACGAACTACCAGCCCAAGTGA
- a CDS encoding acyl-CoA dehydrogenase family protein, whose translation MQALHITPGNMPPECEVLRQEVRDFLAQEMPAYSKVARAKNWTGKDQTFSRKLAERGWIGMLWPKVYGGGERTNLERYVLLEELLAAGAPVSFHWVADRQSGPLLIKYSPHVLAPQIVPRIVRGEVAFCIGMSEPDSGSDLASIRTRATKVPGGWSITGRKVWTSGANMADYMIALVRTSDRSENRHAGMSQLLIDVKQAQTQGLEIRPIQTQLGGQAFCECTFDDVFVPDDHLIGEEGQGWQQVTGELKFERSGPERFLSSTQLVLEMLDAADPGNPAQAAALGRIVAQYACLRQMSQGVALMMAEGQDPAVATSVVKDQGALLEQGMPDIAHALFADGLDPDSDLAQVLDYLALSVPSFSLRGGTREILRGIIARGLGLR comes from the coding sequence ATGCAAGCGTTGCACATCACCCCGGGCAACATGCCGCCCGAATGCGAGGTTCTGCGTCAGGAGGTCCGCGACTTCCTGGCCCAGGAAATGCCGGCCTACAGCAAGGTCGCCCGCGCCAAGAACTGGACCGGCAAGGACCAGACCTTCAGCCGCAAGCTGGCCGAGCGCGGCTGGATCGGGATGCTGTGGCCCAAGGTCTATGGCGGCGGCGAGCGCACCAACCTCGAGCGCTACGTGCTGCTGGAAGAGCTGCTGGCGGCGGGGGCGCCGGTGAGCTTCCACTGGGTGGCCGACCGCCAGAGCGGACCGCTGTTGATCAAGTACTCGCCCCACGTGCTAGCGCCGCAGATCGTGCCGCGCATCGTGCGCGGCGAGGTGGCGTTCTGCATCGGCATGAGCGAGCCCGATTCGGGCTCGGACCTGGCCTCGATCCGCACGCGCGCCACCAAGGTGCCGGGCGGCTGGTCGATCACCGGCCGCAAGGTCTGGACCTCGGGCGCCAACATGGCCGACTACATGATCGCCCTGGTGCGCACCAGCGACCGCAGCGAAAACCGCCACGCCGGCATGTCGCAGCTGCTGATCGACGTGAAGCAGGCACAGACGCAGGGCCTGGAGATTCGCCCCATCCAGACCCAGCTGGGCGGCCAGGCCTTCTGCGAATGCACCTTCGACGACGTGTTCGTGCCCGACGACCACCTGATCGGCGAGGAAGGCCAGGGCTGGCAGCAGGTGACCGGCGAGCTGAAGTTCGAGCGTTCCGGCCCCGAGCGCTTCCTGAGCAGCACGCAGCTGGTGCTGGAGATGCTGGACGCGGCCGACCCCGGCAACCCGGCCCAGGCCGCCGCGCTGGGCCGCATCGTGGCCCAGTACGCCTGCCTGCGCCAGATGTCGCAAGGTGTGGCGCTGATGATGGCCGAAGGCCAGGACCCGGCCGTGGCGACCTCGGTCGTCAAAGACCAGGGCGCGCTGCTGGAGCAGGGCATGCCCGACATCGCCCACGCGCTGTTTGCCGACGGACTCGACCCCGACTCGGACCTGGCCCAGGTGCTGGACTACCTGGCCCTGTCCGTGCCCTCGTTCTCCCTGCGCGGCGGCACGCGCGAAATCCTGCGCGGCATCATCGCGCGCGGTCTGGGCCTGCGTTGA
- a CDS encoding MFS transporter has protein sequence MPDTQAPTPRPAPVAPTEDKRAWGPIRIPMFRMLWTTWLVANICMWMNDVAAAWLMTSLTSKPIWVALVQTASTLPMFLLGLPSGALADMLNRKHYFLFTQVWVAVVGVCLAVVVGVGWASPMVLLMLTFANGIGLAMRWPVFSAVVPELVPRTSLPAAMALNGVATNASRIVGPLLAGALIASLGSEWVFALNAVLSIAAAVVLLRWPYVYTPSPLGREPLVGAMRVGLQYVSQSRHLKGVLLRTASFFFCSTGLLALLPLVAKGLHGGNANTFTILLAAMGAGAIFITLYLPRIRQRLSGDRLLLAGTAVLAVAMLTVAAARNVWLATPAMLLAGAAWIATANAMAVQMQIGLPDWVRARGMSMFQMAIMGASALGAAVWGQVATWSDVPTSVAVAAIAVIVTLFCATRVAPEQGMLDDLTPAAHYPTADSVVEPPTRGHVIAMVDFQIDPAHAAEFLRLMEESRASRLRHGAVSWRLMHDVTNPGRFVEVIEDASWADHLRRGTRVTASDVALRNKKLAFHILPEPPLVSRFVVEPPGRHA, from the coding sequence ATGCCCGATACGCAAGCCCCAACGCCACGGCCCGCGCCGGTGGCGCCCACGGAAGACAAGCGCGCCTGGGGACCCATCCGCATCCCCATGTTCCGCATGCTGTGGACGACCTGGCTGGTCGCCAACATCTGCATGTGGATGAACGACGTGGCCGCGGCCTGGCTGATGACCAGCCTGACGAGCAAGCCGATCTGGGTGGCGCTGGTGCAGACCGCCTCCACGCTGCCCATGTTCCTGCTCGGCTTGCCCAGCGGGGCGCTGGCCGACATGCTCAACCGCAAGCACTACTTCCTGTTCACGCAGGTCTGGGTGGCCGTGGTGGGCGTGTGCCTGGCCGTGGTCGTGGGGGTGGGCTGGGCCAGTCCCATGGTCCTGCTGATGCTCACCTTCGCCAACGGCATCGGGCTGGCCATGCGCTGGCCGGTGTTCTCGGCCGTGGTGCCCGAGTTGGTGCCGCGCACGTCGTTGCCGGCGGCCATGGCGCTCAACGGCGTGGCGACCAACGCCTCCCGCATCGTGGGCCCCTTGCTGGCAGGGGCGCTGATCGCCAGCCTGGGCAGCGAATGGGTGTTTGCGCTGAACGCCGTGCTGTCCATTGCGGCCGCCGTCGTGCTGCTGCGCTGGCCCTATGTGTACACGCCCAGCCCCCTGGGGCGCGAGCCGCTGGTCGGGGCCATGCGCGTGGGCCTGCAGTACGTGTCGCAAAGCCGCCACCTCAAGGGCGTCTTGCTGCGCACGGCGAGCTTTTTCTTCTGCTCGACCGGCCTGCTGGCGCTGCTGCCCCTGGTGGCCAAGGGGCTGCATGGCGGCAACGCCAACACCTTCACCATCTTGCTGGCGGCCATGGGCGCGGGCGCCATCTTCATCACGCTGTACCTGCCCCGCATCCGCCAGCGCCTGAGCGGCGACCGCCTGCTGCTGGCCGGCACCGCCGTGCTGGCGGTGGCCATGCTGACCGTGGCCGCTGCGCGCAACGTCTGGCTGGCCACGCCGGCCATGCTGCTGGCGGGTGCGGCCTGGATCGCCACGGCCAACGCCATGGCGGTGCAGATGCAGATCGGTCTGCCGGACTGGGTGCGCGCCCGCGGCATGTCCATGTTCCAGATGGCCATCATGGGGGCCAGCGCCCTGGGCGCTGCCGTGTGGGGCCAGGTGGCGACCTGGAGCGACGTGCCCACCAGCGTAGCCGTGGCGGCCATCGCGGTCATCGTCACCCTGTTCTGCGCCACGCGCGTGGCGCCTGAGCAGGGCATGCTGGACGACCTGACGCCCGCTGCGCACTACCCCACGGCCGACTCGGTGGTCGAGCCGCCGACCCGCGGCCACGTCATCGCCATGGTCGACTTCCAGATCGACCCGGCCCATGCGGCCGAGTTTCTGCGGCTGATGGAGGAAAGCCGCGCCAGCCGGTTGCGCCACGGCGCCGTGTCGTGGCGGCTGATGCACGACGTGACCAACCCCGGCCGTTTCGTCGAGGTGATCGAGGACGCCTCGTGGGCCGACCACCTGCGGCGGGGCACCCGCGTCACCGCCAGCGATGTGGCCTTGCGCAACAAGAAGCTGGCGTTCCACATCCTGCCCGAGCCGCCGCTGGTGTCGCGCTTCGTGGTCGAGCCGCCCGGGCGGCATGCCTAG
- a CDS encoding IPTL-CTERM sorting domain-containing protein, which translates to MRKLLQTCFAAAALVLAAGGTHAQSFCNPSSTSIPSLGNATPYPSALNVSGLAGSTMKVTVSLNSLYHTFPDDIDMLLVAPTGQSLVLMSDVGGSLDLVNVNLLLDDAATAALPDNTAIASGSYRPTNYDNFQPDNYPAPAPAGPYTATQLATFNGQNPNGSWQLFIVDDAAGDVGSLGGWCLNFTMPLAITTPTVPAGQVGVSYSQALVAANGATPYAFNVSAGTLPTGLTLATDGTLSGTPAAGTAGSYAFTALVTDFNGREDTQDYTLVIDPPAALAITPTSLPNGTVGSAYSQTLSPVGGTAPFTFALSSGSLPSGLSLAADGALSGTPAAGTAGSYAIEATVTDRWGATGTQAYTLVVTAPGALIIQPAVLPDAQVGTAYSQVLAPVGGTAPFTFALTSGSLPTGLSLAPDGTLSGTPAAGTTGSYPIVIAVTDIWGATGTLSAMLEVTAAAVVAPVPALSPWSLGLLPALLAGLGWRRTRRLPARQP; encoded by the coding sequence ATGCGCAAACTCCTTCAAACCTGTTTCGCGGCCGCCGCCCTGGTGCTGGCCGCCGGTGGCACCCACGCCCAATCCTTCTGCAACCCGTCGAGCACCTCCATCCCCAGTTTAGGCAACGCGACCCCCTACCCCTCGGCCCTCAACGTCAGCGGCCTGGCCGGTTCGACGATGAAAGTCACGGTCAGCCTCAACAGCCTCTACCACACCTTCCCAGACGACATCGACATGCTGCTGGTGGCCCCCACGGGCCAAAGCCTGGTGCTGATGTCCGACGTGGGCGGCAGCCTCGACCTCGTGAACGTCAACCTGCTGCTGGACGACGCCGCAACCGCTGCACTGCCGGACAACACGGCCATCGCATCGGGCAGCTACCGCCCTACCAACTACGACAACTTCCAGCCTGACAACTATCCCGCCCCAGCCCCGGCCGGCCCGTACACGGCCACCCAGCTGGCCACCTTCAACGGCCAGAACCCCAATGGCAGCTGGCAGTTGTTCATCGTGGATGACGCGGCTGGCGACGTGGGCAGCCTGGGCGGCTGGTGCCTGAACTTCACCATGCCGCTGGCCATCACCACCCCCACGGTGCCTGCGGGCCAGGTGGGCGTGAGCTACAGCCAGGCCCTGGTGGCTGCGAACGGCGCCACGCCCTACGCGTTCAACGTGAGCGCAGGCACCTTGCCCACCGGCCTGACCCTGGCCACCGACGGCACCCTGAGCGGCACGCCCGCAGCGGGCACGGCCGGCAGCTACGCCTTCACCGCCCTGGTCACCGACTTCAACGGCCGCGAAGACACGCAGGACTACACCTTGGTGATCGACCCGCCCGCGGCGCTGGCCATCACCCCCACCAGCCTGCCCAATGGCACGGTGGGCAGTGCCTACAGCCAAACGCTGAGCCCGGTGGGCGGCACGGCACCCTTCACCTTCGCACTGAGCAGCGGCAGCCTGCCGTCGGGATTGAGCCTGGCGGCCGATGGCGCGCTCTCGGGCACGCCTGCGGCCGGCACGGCGGGCAGCTACGCCATCGAGGCCACGGTGACCGACCGCTGGGGCGCCACAGGCACCCAGGCCTACACGCTGGTGGTCACCGCGCCAGGCGCACTGATCATCCAGCCCGCCGTGCTGCCCGATGCCCAGGTGGGCACGGCCTACAGCCAGGTGCTGGCGCCCGTGGGCGGCACGGCGCCGTTCACCTTTGCCTTGACGAGCGGCAGCCTGCCCACGGGATTGAGCCTGGCGCCCGATGGCACGCTCTCGGGCACGCCGGCAGCCGGCACCACGGGCAGCTACCCCATCGTCATCGCGGTGACGGACATCTGGGGCGCCACCGGCACGCTGAGCGCGATGCTGGAGGTGACGGCTGCCGCCGTGGTGGCGCCGGTGCCCGCGCTGTCGCCCTGGAGCCTGGGCCTGCTGCCGGCCCTGCTGGCGGGCCTGGGGTGGCGCCGCACGCGCCGCCTGCCTGCGCGGCAGCCCTGA